The genomic segment GACAGGGAGCAGCAGCGTGAACCTGGGACTCCAGCCTGATCCTGTCTGAGACCCTAGGCCCGCTCTCTCTCACCTGCGCTCTGCGGATCGCTTCctgcagctcctcctccagggtcaGGGCTGTTGAGGCCGGTGCTGAGGAAGGGACTGGCACTGGAGCTGGAGTTGGAGCCTGAGCCGTCGTCGCAACCGGAACCGGAGCCGAAGCCGAAGCAGTCACCAGGGTTTCCGAGGCATGTGGCGAATGAGATGTTGGACTCAGCTTGAACTGGAACCGAAAAGGGTAGTTTCTATAAGCCGCGCCCACTAGGGGATCCACCCCACACACTCACCACCTGTGGTTCCACACCCTGGCCTGCGCCCCGCCCTTCACCCATTGACCCCACCCCTCTGCCACGCCCCTTCTTTCATTGGCTTCCCTTCTCCTAAGATCCTCCCCCTTGGCTCTTAACCACGCCCCCACACTTTATTGGCTGTTCTTTTCTCTGCTTGCCGTCCCTTCCCGCTTTGACTTCTCTTCATTGGTCCACGCACGCAGCCCCGCCCTCACCGAGCACGCACTCCGGGCGGCTCCCAAAGTCTTGGGCCTGAAGCGAGGCCAGGGGGCGCCCGCTGCACTGTCCTCGCGCCGAGCCTTCGGCCGTTCGCGGGGCGGGGCGCCGCCGCGCATGCGCTCCAGAAGCATTGACTTGGTCCCAGACACCGGGAGGCCCCGCAGCCGCAGCTGCTGCCGGAGCTCTGAGACCTAGGGTGGGAGGCGGGGAGAGGACGTGCTAGGCGGGCTCCGGACGCAGGTGGGGGTTTACTGGGGTTGAACATTTGGAACCCGAGAGAGGACGAACTGGGGACCCGGATCTCCAACGGAGCAAAGGCTGTAGGGTTAGACTTCTGAACCTCAGAACTCCCCAAACTCACCGTCAGCTCCTCCAGTTTGAGGGTCTGAAGTTCCAACTTATGTGGCAGGGTCGAGGGACTGGGGACTCCTGGTGGGGAGGAAGTGAGGGGTGTGGGCTTCATCCTGGCGATAGTTTCGAGGGGGAAACAGAGATTAGAaggagcagagaaggaaaaggcattcTGGAGTTCTCAAAGACATGGATTCATGAAGATGTGGGAAATTGAGGGACCCGAGTTATGGGGCTCTGAGTGAGCAAGCACGGGAGGCTATTTCCCATGCATGGGAGAAGAGGAACTGAGGGGAGAGGGTCAGACTCTTGGGTAGGAGGTCAGGATTCCTGAGAACTGAAGGAAGAGGGGCCTGAGGACCTGAACTCTTgggtcctggaggaggagggagctgggggcCTGAACTTCCCGAACAAAAATGGGGGTCATACCTAGGAGGTGGCTGCTGAGAGGTTGTCCCTTCCCACAGAGGCGGTCCAGGGGGATCCAAGGGCGACCCTTCAACCTGGGGGTCTGCCCTGCACCCTTGACTTGGCTCTGGGGGTATGTATTGGTGGTATGTCAAGTTCCCCTTGGGCTTGGGCTCCCTCCAGTGTTGGGAGGTCTTGGGAGACTCCTGAAAGAGCAGGTATGATGTCATATGCTTCTGCTCCGTTCCTGCTCTTCTGTCCCAGAGCCCCATCCAAAGTATGGGGTCGGCTTGTTACCATCACAGAGAAGGACAATGGGCAGCAGCAAGGAGGACCAAGGCTCGACTCTCAGGGGGACTTCCTTTCACTCTGATAGAGACTCACCTTCTTCAGGGACCTCCAAGGGCAGGGTTTCGGCTCAGGAAGAAGGACTTCAGGGTTGAAGAGGAAAGGGGCTGGGCCCAATGCGGAGGCAGGGGCCAGAGCCAGAACCGGATCTGCAGCTGAGATCCATGGATCAGGATCCAAGACTGGAGAGGCAGTGAAGGACCCTGAGAGGGCTGCAGGCAGCAAGCCAGGCAGGGAGAAACAAGGCTGTGTGGGAAGGAGGGCCCTGGAGGCCCCAGCCCCCAAGTGCAGAAGGACATGTGGGGAGTAAAAACCAAGTGGTGGGAGCTAAGTGCCGGGATTCCTGGATCTAAGGGCAGAAGCACAAGGGATCCAGACTTTTACATTCTCAAGAAAGGCAGGAATCTCATCCTCAGCCATCAAGGGGTGTGGTAAGAGGATCCCAGATTTCTGAGGTTTTGCTGGGAGAAGGGTGGAGCCAGCACTCTGGGTtcttggggagagagagaagctgaAAGTCACATCCTGAGATTTGCATGTGTGCCAAGTGTGGAGTCTGGGATGCCTATATTCTCCCAAGAAACAGGATCTGGATTCACGCatttccctggagtgggaaaagcccaagagcaggaagagaagctcCTAGCCAGTGGGGCAGCTGGGGATCTGTACCCGTGGGTCCTGGGGAAGGACAGGAGGGGACCACAGTGAACCCTGGGGCGTAGAGACTGGGCTCAGGAACCAAAGCACAATGTGTGGCAGCTGCCCCGCAGGGTGCCCTAAGGGAAGTGGGGCCACCATTCCCTCCCTCGCAGGGCCCACACTTACTCGGGTCCTGATACCGTCTGTGGATCCGAAGCTGAAGGACTATGGAAGGAGTGGGAGGAGAGAGGCGGGAAGGGAGTGTCCAAGAGCCTGGCCTGGCAGGCGAGTGTGAGCTGCAGTTGTTGGCGGGACATGTGTATCCAGCCCCCATACGCACCCCGTGCAGGCGGGTGGGCAGGCAGCCTGCTCCCTTCCCGGGCCTCCTGCCTGCTCCCTGCCAGCACGGCAGCGAAGGCCAGGGCTGTTCTGGGGCGGGGAGCCAGCCAGCATGCAGGCAGGAGGCAGCCTGCCCCCCTTTCGCAAGCCTGCACCAACCCTATCCTCTGCCCAACTGCCATCTTAGTATCTGTGCTTCGTTGCCTCCTTTTATCTGCGCATCCCGCTTCGCACATGCCCACTCCCTACTTCTCAGCCTCCCTTCAGTCACCCCTTTTGCACACCAACCTCTAAACACGTATTTACCTGGGCTCTAGTCTTGCACTTATACCACTTTTATACACTAGTGCCCCTTGCTACTCTTCACCCTTGCCTCACCATCTTGGCACACACCCCACCACATTAACACACTTGGTTGTCCACTAGGGATTTCACCCCCAGTTTTGGAGCCAGGATCTCTCTTGGCACGTTTCTTTGTGCACATGTACTCTTGCACACTCcttgctctctggttcctggtGTCTTTGTATCCACCCAACCACAGAAGCAGATTCGTCTGCACCCTCAAGCATGCTCTGTTTACCCCGGACTTGGCCTCCAGGTGTACACCCACTTGCACACTTTCCACCTGTGCTGGGACCTGAAATGCCACCTTTGACACTTTCAAGGCTAGAGAGCTCACTGTCCCCTCGCCCGCGGTTCCACCCTGAAGTCCCCACTGTGGACACTTTTCTGCTTTGAGCACTTGTCACTTTAAGCCCCTGTTCCTCTGCAGTCCTAGGTCCTCTGCACAACCACCCCTGGCTTCCCACTCCCCACGCGAGCATTGCATCAGCCATTTGCACACTCACTGTCGACCAGAACTCCACCCCTTTGCTGGGGCCTCCCTTCTACACAAATAATGTTTTGCATGGAAAACACATGCCTCTTGGGGATCACCTCCGCACATCGCCCGGCGGTGCATACTCCCAGGTTGAGAATATATTCCTAGGACCAGGAAGCTCCCTTCCCAACGTGCACAGAAAGAAATCTCTCACCAGATCGGAACTTGGACCGAATGATTTGGGAGCGCTGGGAGGAAGCCGCCAGGGTCATTGCCAAGGCTGGGATGGGGACCTGGactgggtgggggggtggggggaggcagggtCAGAGTGGAGGTCAGGAGGCGTCCCCTGTGTGTGAACGCAGCAGGGAATGACCCTGAAGAATCTAGAGACGGAGCGGCCTCGGGCCACACCTTCTGGATCCTGGAGGTGGAGGGGACTGGGGGCCCAGACCCTGGGTGTGAGAGAGGACACGCCGAGGGCCCAAATTCCTGGAGCCTGGGGAAAGAAGCACCTGAGGCCTGGGACTCCTGGGTCCTAAGAAGGAGGGCACTGGTGGCCTGGACTCCGGGTCTATGAAAGGAGATGGAGGGAAAAGGGGAAGAAGGGCAGGAACTCTAAGGGGCCTAGAATCCAATAGCTTTGATCAAGGGGAAGCGAGGATCCGACAGGTCCCTAGGGAGTGGAAGGGTCTCAGACACTTGCATTTGAGAAGGGTGCGGAGGCGTGGGTGGGCGTCAGCCATCACGGTTTGTGGGGAAGGGACTGGGATCACAGAGGTGACAGGAGAGTTAAGACCGGTTCCCCTCCCAGCCCCTATCCCAGGGGCCTCTCACCAGGTGGACTCGGCGCAGCGGTGCTCTGGAGTGGGTCGAGTCCGGTGGTCAAGGCTGGAGGCCGCAGGCTCCGCCCTACCAGTCTGGGACCGCCTCTGATCCCACCCTTTTGGGGGCGTGTCAGGAGCGGTAGAGGCGCGGGGAAGGGGCGGGGTAGACAGGAGCCCCTCCTGGCACCCTGAGAAGGGGAGGGAGCACGGGCTGGGAGGGAGCAcaggctgggaggggctggggcggggcggaCCTCGGGGTTCCCAGCTCGCTCCTCCTCCGCGTCCTGGGGCTGCGGGGTCGGACTGGGCAGCGGCAGGCAGACTGACAGAGGCAGGTGCCAAGAGAGGAGCTCGgggtgagcagcagcagcaggtggtctTGCCCCGGCCCTGCAGACAGGTGCCACCTGTCGCTTACTTTTTCCCTGACGCAGCAGCAGGAGTCGGAttcgggggttgggggggggttcAAACTGGAGCCCCAACCTGCTGggtctgagggaggaggagaCTGGATAGCTAAATTCCTGGGTTTGAAGGAAAAGAGGCAGAGGCTTGAACTCCTGGGCCCAAGAGAAGAGTTATTTGGGGGCCCAGATTTTCGGATGTGAGGGAGACGGGAGTCAAGAACAGGGACAAGAGGTGTTGAGACTCATCAGGGTGCCCGACAGGCACAAAGGTCCGGAAGGGGCTTGGAAACCCAGACTCCTGGGTCGGAGGGAAGAGGCTGGAGTATGGGCTATGGGGGTCGAAGGGAGCGTTGGTTGTTTCCCACTGGCAGGACTGATCTTTAGCTGAAC from the Capra hircus breed San Clemente chromosome 18, ASM170441v1, whole genome shotgun sequence genome contains:
- the MAMSTR gene encoding MEF2-activating motif and SAP domain-containing transcriptional regulator isoform X3, which produces MTLAASSQRSQIIRSKFRSVLQLRIHRRYQDPTLSGSFTASPVLDPDPWISAADPVLALAPASALGPAPFLFNPEVLLPEPKPCPWRSLKKESPKTSQHWREPKPKGNLTYHQYIPPEPSQGCRADPQVEGSPLDPPGPPLWEGTTSQQPPPRMKPTPLTSSPPGVPSPSTLPHKLELQTLKLEELTVSELRQQLRLRGLPVSGTKSMLLERMRGGAPPRERPKARREDSAAGAPWPRFRPKTLGAARSACSFKLSPTSHSPHASETLVTASASAPVPVATTAQAPTPAPVPVPSSAPASTALTLEEELQEAIRRAQLLPHRGIDDILEDQVEPEDPLPAIPLDFPGSFDMLSPSPDSEGLSSVFSSSLPSPTNSPSPSLRGPTDSLDWLEALSGGPSLGCGPPAPSIFSADLSDSSGTRLWDLLEDPW
- the MAMSTR gene encoding MEF2-activating motif and SAP domain-containing transcriptional regulator isoform X1 — its product is MGAGYTCPANNCSSHSPARPGSWTLPSRLSPPTPSIVLQLRIHRRYQDPTLSGSFTASPVLDPDPWISAADPVLALAPASALGPAPFLFNPEVLLPEPKPCPWRSLKKESPKTSQHWREPKPKGNLTYHQYIPPEPSQGCRADPQVEGSPLDPPGPPLWEGTTSQQPPPRMKPTPLTSSPPGVPSPSTLPHKLELQTLKLEELTVSELRQQLRLRGLPVSGTKSMLLERMRGGAPPRERPKARREDSAAGAPWPRFRPKTLGAARSACSFKLSPTSHSPHASETLVTASASAPVPVATTAQAPTPAPVPVPSSAPASTALTLEEELQEAIRRAQLLPHRGIDDILEDQVEPEDPLPAIPLDFPGSFDMLSPSPDSEGLSSVFSSSLPSPTNSPSPSLRGPTDSLDWLEALSGGPSLGCGPPAPSIFSADLSDSSGTRLWDLLEDPW
- the MAMSTR gene encoding MEF2-activating motif and SAP domain-containing transcriptional regulator isoform X4, which codes for MTLAASSQRSQIIRSKFRSVLQLRIHRRYQDPILDPDPWISAADPVLALAPASALGPAPFLFNPEVLLPEPKPCPWRSLKKESPKTSQHWREPKPKGNLTYHQYIPPEPSQGCRADPQVEGSPLDPPGPPLWEGTTSQQPPPRMKPTPLTSSPPGVPSPSTLPHKLELQTLKLEELTVSELRQQLRLRGLPVSGTKSMLLERMRGGAPPRERPKARREDSAAGAPWPRFRPKTLGAARSACSFKLSPTSHSPHASETLVTASASAPVPVATTAQAPTPAPVPVPSSAPASTALTLEEELQEAIRRAQLLPHRGIDDILEDQVEPEDPLPAIPLDFPGSFDMLSPSPDSEGLSSVFSSSLPSPTNSPSPSLRGPTDSLDWLEALSGGPSLGCGPPAPSIFSADLSDSSGTRLWDLLEDPW
- the MAMSTR gene encoding MEF2-activating motif and SAP domain-containing transcriptional regulator isoform X2, yielding MGAGYTCPANNCSSHSPARPGSWTLPSRLSPPTPSIVLQLRIHRRYQDPILDPDPWISAADPVLALAPASALGPAPFLFNPEVLLPEPKPCPWRSLKKESPKTSQHWREPKPKGNLTYHQYIPPEPSQGCRADPQVEGSPLDPPGPPLWEGTTSQQPPPRMKPTPLTSSPPGVPSPSTLPHKLELQTLKLEELTVSELRQQLRLRGLPVSGTKSMLLERMRGGAPPRERPKARREDSAAGAPWPRFRPKTLGAARSACSFKLSPTSHSPHASETLVTASASAPVPVATTAQAPTPAPVPVPSSAPASTALTLEEELQEAIRRAQLLPHRGIDDILEDQVEPEDPLPAIPLDFPGSFDMLSPSPDSEGLSSVFSSSLPSPTNSPSPSLRGPTDSLDWLEALSGGPSLGCGPPAPSIFSADLSDSSGTRLWDLLEDPW